TAATCGCTGGTGCGCATGCACCGATTAAGGCGGGTAATACATTACCATTACGTAATATCCCAGTAGGTAGTACTATTCACTGTATCGAAATGAAACCTGGTAAAGGTGCACAAATTGCACGTTCAGCGGGTGCTTCTGTACAGTTAGTTGCTCGTGAAGGTGCTTATGTAACGGTACGTTTACGTTCTGGTGAAATGCGTAAAATCTTATCAGAATGTCGTGCAACTTTAGGTGAAGTATCTAATGGTGAACATAGCTTACGTTCATTAGGTAAGGCTGGTGCAAGCCGCTGGCGTGGTATTCGTCCTACAGTACGTGGTGTGGCAATGAACCCTGTTGACCATCCACATGGTGGTGGTGAAGGTCGTACTTCTGGTGGTCGTCACCCAGTTACGCCTTGGGGTATCAAAACCAAAGGTAAGAAAACTCGTACTAATAAACGTACTGACAATATGATTGTCCGTCGTCGTAAATAAGTGAGGATACGATAATGCCACGTTCGTTAAAGAAAGGTCCTTTTATCGATCTTCACCTATTGAAGAAGATCGAAACGGCTGTTGAAAAGAATGATCGTAAGCCAATTAAAACTTGGTCACGTCGTTCTATGATATTGCCACAAATGGTAGGTTTAACTATCGCTGTTCACAATGGTCGTCAACATGTACCAGTACTTGTGAATGAAGATATGGTTGGCCATAAATTAGGCGAGTTTGCTGCTACCCGTACATATCGTGGTCATGCGGCAGATAAGAAAGCCAAGCGTTAATAGGTGAGCGTAATGAAAGAAGACAAAGATAAGATAGTATCTGCGAAATTATCAGGTGCTCGTATTTCTGCTCAGAAAGCTCGCTTAGTAGCTGATCAAATTCGTGGGAAGGAGATTGGCACTGCACTTAATTTACTAACGTTCAGCAGTAAAAAAGCTGCTCCGTTATTTAAGAAAGTGCTTGAGTCAGCGATTGCAAATGCTGAACAAAACAAGGGCTTTGACATTGATGACCTGAAAATTCATGCTGTTTATGTTGACGAAGGGCGTTCTTTAAAACGTATGCTTCCTCGTGCAAAAGGTCGTGCTGATCGTATTGTTAAACGGTCTTGTCATATCACTGTTAAAGTTATCGAAAAGTAACGGAGTCGATCAGATGGGTCAGAAAGTACATCCTACTGGCATACGCCTAGGAATCGTAAAGGAGCACACTTCTGTTTGGTATGCAGACCGCAAAAACTATGCGGATTATCTAAATACTGACTTGAAAGTTCGTGGTTACCTCCAAGATAAATTAAAAAACGCGTCCGTGAGCCGAATCGACATTGCTCGTCCAGCTCAAAGTGCACGTATTACTATTCACACTGCACGTCCTGGTATTGTTATCGGGAAAAAAGGTGAAGATGTGGAGAAGTTACGTCAGGACCTGACCAAACAAATGGGTGTTCCCGTTCATATTAATATTGAAGAAATTCGTAAACCAGAATTAGACGCAATGTTAGTAGCACAAGGTGTTGCCCAGCAGTTAGAGCGTCGTGTTATGTTCCGTCGTGCAATGAAACGTGCGGTTCAGAGCGCAATGCGTCTTGGTGCTAAAGGTATCAAGATTCAGGTAAGCGGTCGCTTAGGTGGTGCAGAAATCGCTCGTAGCGAATGGTATCGTGAAGGTCGTGTTCCTTTACATACACTTCGTGCCGATATCGATTATGCAACCTATGAAGCACACACTACTTATGGTGTAATCGGTGTTAAAGTTTGGATCTTCAAAGGCGAAGTTATTGGTGGCCAATTAGAAGAAACTAAACCAGCACCTACATCTCGTAAAAAAGCTGCTAAGTAAGGGGTACGCCAAATGTTACAACCAAAGCGTACAAAATTTAGAAAGCAGATGACGGGTCATAACCGTGGTCTTGCTCATCGCGGTAGCAAAGTGAGTTTTGGCGAGTACGCGCTGAAAGCTACTGGACGCGGTCGTTTAACTGCTCGTCAAATCGAAGCAGCACGTCGTGCTCTCACACGTCACGTTAAACGTGGTGGTAAAATCTGGATTCGTGTGTTTCCTGAT
This portion of the Entomomonas sp. E2T0 genome encodes:
- the rplV gene encoding 50S ribosomal protein L22, whose translation is MKEDKDKIVSAKLSGARISAQKARLVADQIRGKEIGTALNLLTFSSKKAAPLFKKVLESAIANAEQNKGFDIDDLKIHAVYVDEGRSLKRMLPRAKGRADRIVKRSCHITVKVIEK
- the rpsS gene encoding 30S ribosomal protein S19; this translates as MPRSLKKGPFIDLHLLKKIETAVEKNDRKPIKTWSRRSMILPQMVGLTIAVHNGRQHVPVLVNEDMVGHKLGEFAATRTYRGHAADKKAKR
- the rpsC gene encoding 30S ribosomal protein S3, translated to MGQKVHPTGIRLGIVKEHTSVWYADRKNYADYLNTDLKVRGYLQDKLKNASVSRIDIARPAQSARITIHTARPGIVIGKKGEDVEKLRQDLTKQMGVPVHINIEEIRKPELDAMLVAQGVAQQLERRVMFRRAMKRAVQSAMRLGAKGIKIQVSGRLGGAEIARSEWYREGRVPLHTLRADIDYATYEAHTTYGVIGVKVWIFKGEVIGGQLEETKPAPTSRKKAAK
- the rplP gene encoding 50S ribosomal protein L16, coding for MLQPKRTKFRKQMTGHNRGLAHRGSKVSFGEYALKATGRGRLTARQIEAARRALTRHVKRGGKIWIRVFPDKPITKKPLEVRMGKGKGGVEYWVAQIQPGKVLYEIEGVSEVLAREAFALAAAKLPIPTSFVKRTVM
- the rplB gene encoding 50S ribosomal protein L2 — protein: MAIVKCKPTSAGRRFVVKVVTPELHKGAPYAPLLEKKSKSGGRNNNGRITTRHIGGGHKQHYRLVDFRRNDKDGIPAVVERIEYDPNRTAHIALLKYADGERRYIIAPKGVKAGDQIIAGAHAPIKAGNTLPLRNIPVGSTIHCIEMKPGKGAQIARSAGASVQLVAREGAYVTVRLRSGEMRKILSECRATLGEVSNGEHSLRSLGKAGASRWRGIRPTVRGVAMNPVDHPHGGGEGRTSGGRHPVTPWGIKTKGKKTRTNKRTDNMIVRRRK